The following proteins come from a genomic window of Nothobranchius furzeri strain GRZ-AD chromosome 1, NfurGRZ-RIMD1, whole genome shotgun sequence:
- the LOC107374676 gene encoding inositol-trisphosphate 3-kinase A, with protein sequence MMHWSLRRQSSWVQLAGHQGNFQVSKVGEVLKMHSKPEAKCLERLMRDTLRPFVPQYHGLVTRGEHCYIRLEDLLHGLRRPVIMDCKMGVRTFQEEELIKARTKPTPRSDLYHKMVKLDSLAPTEEEHTQQGVTKWRYLQWRDVCSGHQDRRHHDGGRKRPAGFQKNPDFNSGHRSITVLHQESAGHTGSSPAQSVTVTVSLSKTFPPPCLLVVGGGTSDVCLRQPHLVCLRAAVAMMPKFVYFQRAYHSRLLDLKDALRDSSFFRTHEVIGSSLLFVHDHNKASVWMIDFGKTTPLPDAWELQHTVPWTEGSREDGYLMGLTSLIASLSQAISMASGQQEDSCVEEQCDP encoded by the exons ATGATGCACTGGTCACTTCGGCGgcagagctcctgggtccagctggctGGACATCAAG GTAACTTCCAGGTGAGTAAAGTGGGGGAGGTGCTGAAAATGCACAGCAAGCCCGAGGCAAAGTGTCTGGAACGCCTGATGAGAGACACCTTGAGGCCGTTTGTCCCGCAGTACCACGGTCTGGTCACCAGAGGGGAGCACTGCTACATCCGCCTGGAGGACCTGCTCCATGGCCTGAGGAGGCCTGTTATCATGGACTGTAAGATGGGAGTCAG GACATTCCAGGAGGAGGAACTGATCAAAGCCCGGACCAAAcccaccccgaggagcgacttgtacCACAAGATGGTGAAATTAGACTCGTTAGCTCCAACAGAGGAGGAACATACACAGCAAGGGGTGACCAAATGGCGCTACCTCCAGTGGAGAGACGTCTGCTCTGGGCATCAGGATAGAAGGCATCATG ATGGAGGACGGAAACGTCCAGCGGGATTTCAGAAAAATCCTGACTTTAACTCAGGTCACAGAAGCATTACTGTACTTCACCAGGAGTCAGCTGGTCACACTG gttcaagtccagctcagtctgtcacagtCACTGTGTCCTTGTCCAAGACATTTCCCccaccatgcctgctggtggtgggtggAGGGACCAGTGACGTCTGTTTACGGCAGCCTCACCTAGTGtgtctcagggcagctgtggctatgat GCCAAAGTTTGTGTATTTTCAGAGAGCATACCACTCCAGACTACTGGATCTGAAAGACGCACTGAGGGACTCATCGTTTTTCAGGACCCATGAG GTGATCGGTAGCTCGCTTCTCTTTGTCCACGACCACAACAAGGCCAGCGTGTGGATGATCGACTTTGGGAAGACCACTCCTCTGCCCGACGCGTGGGAACTCCAACACACCGTCCCGTGGACTGAGGGCAGCAGGGAGGACGGCTACCTGATGGGCCTGACCTCCCTCATCGCCTCTCTAAGTCAGGCCATCAGCATGGCCTCTGGGCAGCAGGAGGACAGCTGTGTGGAGGAACAGTGTGATCCATGA